From Vigna unguiculata cultivar IT97K-499-35 chromosome 5, ASM411807v1, whole genome shotgun sequence, the proteins below share one genomic window:
- the LOC114186054 gene encoding uncharacterized protein LOC114186054, translating into MVMKERDEELSLFLEMRRKEKENEKNNLLLLETSEELDLSNLESNHGGSMNSKIVSSVPPRKHGVEEFLNSENDKSDYDWLLAPPDSPLFPTLEKESQISVKSEHETHNARPTALKPRVSNIQVEPASRSNVVSKHHASVPGIGSFTSGRKPSSGAPTPATSRSSTPSGRPTLPSTAKSSRPSTPTSRATLTSAKASIPPVRASTPTRSTSRSSTPTTARPSLAPPKTSQRSATPTLRSSTPSKAFGVSAPPSRPSSASKARPGPPAAKNPVPSRGSSPSVRSRPWEPSQMPGFSLDAPPNLKTSLIDRPASATRTRPAAPNSRSSSVDTSSNGKSRRQASTPTKGRTSTGLVHNNHTSMQVLSRARFTDANDESPVVIGTKMVERVVNMRKLAPPKHDDYHSSRDNAYGKSSSGTSGFGTTLSKKSLDMAMRHMDIRRSIQGNLRPLVTSIPASSMYSVRSGSSSKSRTVSVSDSPLATSSTTSSEPSVNNNSTSYDGSEIEENDFGSDGLA; encoded by the exons ATGGTGATGAAGGAGAGAGATGAGGAGCTCTCTTTGTTCCTCGAGATGAGgaggaaagagaaagagaatgagaaaaacaACCTTCTTCTCCTTGAAACCTCTGAAGAACTTGATTTGTCCAATCTGG AATCCAATCATGGGGGCTCAATGAATTCTAAGATCGTGTCTTCGGTGCCACCGAGGAAGCATGGGGTTGAAGAGTTCTTGAATTCAGAGAATGACAAGTCTGACTATGATTG GCTTCTTGCGCCACCAGATTCACCTCTTTTTCCTACTTTAGAGAAAGAATCACAAATATCAGTGAAGAGTGAACATGAGACTCATAATGCTCGCCCAACAGCTTTGAAACCTAGG GTCTCTAATATCCAAGTAGAACCTGCTTCAAGAAGCAATGTAGTTTCTAAGCATCATGCATCAGTGCCAGGAATAGGTTCTTTCACATCTGGTAGGAAACCTTCATCTGGAGCTCCAACCCCAGCCACTTCAAGATCTTCAACTCCCTCTGGAAGGCCAACATTACCTTCAACAGCCAAATCCTCTAGGCCCTCTACACCTACCTCCAGGGCTACCTTAACATCTGCAAAAGCATCAATTCCACCAGTGAGAGCTTCCACTCCTACAAGATCCACTTCCAGATCCTCAACACCTACTACTGCAAGGCCTTCCTTGGCACCCCCCAAGACATCTCAAAGATCAGCAACACCAACACTTAGATCATCAACTCCATCAAAGGCATTTGGAGTATCTGCTCCTCCTTCTAGGCCTTCATCAGCATCAAAGGCACGCCCTGGCCCTCCAGCTGCTAAGAATCCAGTGCCATCACGTGGAAGCTCTCCATCGGTCAGATCTAGACCCTGGGAACCCTCTCAAATGCCTGGTTTCTCTCTTGATGCTCCTCCAAATTTGAAGACATCATTGATAGATAGACCAGCTTCAGCCACAAGGACTAGGCCTGCAGCACCAAATTCTAGATCATCTTCTGTTGACACCAGTAGCAATGGAAAATCTAGAAGGCAGGCAAGTACCCCTACCAAAGGAAGAACTTCAACAGGGTTGGTCCACAATAATCACACCTCTATGCAAGTTTTGAGCAGAGCTCGTTTCACCGATGCTAATGATGAAAGCCCAGTTGTGATTGGGACAAAGATGGTTGAGAGAGTAGTGAACATGAGGAAGCTGGCTCCCCCAAAACATGATGACTATCATTCTTCTCGTGACAATGCCTACGGAAAATCATCTTCTGGTACCTCCGGATTCGGAACTACTCTTTCAAAGAAGTCCTTGGATATGGCTATGAGACACATG GACATAAGGAGAAGCATCCAGGGCAATCTGAGGCCTCTTGTGACAAGCATTCCAGCATCCTCTATGTACAGTGTGAGATCAGGTAGTTCCTCAAAGAGCAGGACAGTGAGTGTTTCCGATTCTCCACTTGCCACAAGCAGCACTACCAGCTCTGAACCAAGTGTAAATAACAACTCCACATCCTATGATGGAAGtgagattgaagaaaatgattttggaaGTGATGGCTTGGCATGA
- the LOC114185699 gene encoding cold-responsive protein kinase 1 isoform X3 encodes MFCNCFGALNCFGRRDDPADQPHEQVVATKKFTYNSLRSATNDFHPSSKIGGGGYGVVHKGVLRDGTHVAIKSLSVESKQGAREFMTEIDLISNIRHPNLVELIGCCIEGSKSKYVALDWPKRAAICRGTASGLLFLHEEAQPNIVHRDIKASNILLDGNFNPKIGDFGLAKLFPDNVTHVSTRVAGTVGYLAPEYALLGQLTKKADIYSFGILMLEIISGKSSSIAAFDEDYLVLVEWAWKLKEENRLLDLVDSELSEYDESEVYRFLVVALFCTQSASQHRPSMKQVLEMLSREVHLNEKALTEPGIYKWQSTGKRGGSLNETSSQAIKHRKTENPHEAASAHFSGSDIVTEMLPR; translated from the exons ATGTTTTGTAATTGTTTTGGTGCTTTGAATTGTTTTGGAAGGAGGGATGATCCAGCGGACCAGCCACATGAACAAG TTGTTGCAACTAAAAAGTTTACCTATAACTCATTGAGATCAGCAACAAACGATTTTCACCCATCGAGCAAAATTGGTGGAGGAGGTTATGGAGTTGTCCACAAG GGAGTTTTAAGGGATGGTACTCATGTTGCCATCAAGTCTCTTTCAGTTGAGTCTAAACAAGGGGCTCGTGAATTTATGACAGAAATTgatttgatatcaaatattcGACATCCAAATCTTGTGGAACTGATTGGCTGCTGCATTGAGG GTTCAAAGAGTAAATATGTTGCTCTGGATTGGCCAAAGAGGGCTGCTATTTGTCGTGGCACAGCTTCTGGTCTACTTTTTCTTCATGAAGAGGCTCAACCAAACATTGTTCACAGGGATATCAAGGCCAGTAACATATTGTTGGATGGGAATTTTAATCCGAAAATTGGGGATTTTGGTCTTGCAAAACTTTTTCCGGACAATGTCACCCATGTTAGTACTAGAGTTGCAGGAACTGT GGGATATCTTGCACCAGAATATGCACTTCTGGGACAACTTACAAAGAAGGCAGACATTTACAGTTTTGGGATTCTCATGCTTGAAATAATCAGTGGGAAAAGTAGTAGCATAGCAGCATTTGATGAGGACTATCTGGTTTTAGTGGAATgg GCTTGGAAgctgaaagaagaaaataggcTTCTAGACCTTGTTGATTCAGAATTAAGTGAGTATGATGAGAGTGAGGTGTATCGGTTCCTTGTGGTGGCTCTGTTTTGCACCCAATCAGCTTCTCAGCATAGACCAAGCATGAAACAAGTATTGGAAATGCTTTCCAGAGAAGTTCATCTTAACGAGAAGGCTTTGACTGAGCCTGGAATCTACAAATGGCAGAGCACTGGAAAAAGGGGTGGTTCTTTGAATGAGACATCATCTCAGGCAATCAAGCACAGAAAAACTGAAAATCCACATGAAGCAGCTTCAGCTCACTTCAGTGGTTCAGATATTGTGACAGAGATGCTTCCAAGATGA
- the LOC114185699 gene encoding putative serine/threonine-protein kinase isoform X2, which produces MFCNCFGALNCFGRRDDPADQPHEQATNDFHPSSKIGGGGYGVVHKGVLRDGTHVAIKSLSVESKQGAREFMTEIDLISNIRHPNLVELIGCCIEGSNRILVYEFMENNSLASSLLGSKSKYVALDWPKRAAICRGTASGLLFLHEEAQPNIVHRDIKASNILLDGNFNPKIGDFGLAKLFPDNVTHVSTRVAGTVGYLAPEYALLGQLTKKADIYSFGILMLEIISGKSSSIAAFDEDYLVLVEWAWKLKEENRLLDLVDSELSEYDESEVYRFLVVALFCTQSASQHRPSMKQVLEMLSREVHLNEKALTEPGIYKWQSTGKRGGSLNETSSQAIKHRKTENPHEAASAHFSGSDIVTEMLPR; this is translated from the exons ATGTTTTGTAATTGTTTTGGTGCTTTGAATTGTTTTGGAAGGAGGGATGATCCAGCGGACCAGCCACATGAACAAG CAACAAACGATTTTCACCCATCGAGCAAAATTGGTGGAGGAGGTTATGGAGTTGTCCACAAG GGAGTTTTAAGGGATGGTACTCATGTTGCCATCAAGTCTCTTTCAGTTGAGTCTAAACAAGGGGCTCGTGAATTTATGACAGAAATTgatttgatatcaaatattcGACATCCAAATCTTGTGGAACTGATTGGCTGCTGCATTGAGGGTAGTAATCGAATACTGGTTTATGAGTTTATGGAGAACAATAGCCTTGCAAGCTCTTTGCTTG GTTCAAAGAGTAAATATGTTGCTCTGGATTGGCCAAAGAGGGCTGCTATTTGTCGTGGCACAGCTTCTGGTCTACTTTTTCTTCATGAAGAGGCTCAACCAAACATTGTTCACAGGGATATCAAGGCCAGTAACATATTGTTGGATGGGAATTTTAATCCGAAAATTGGGGATTTTGGTCTTGCAAAACTTTTTCCGGACAATGTCACCCATGTTAGTACTAGAGTTGCAGGAACTGT GGGATATCTTGCACCAGAATATGCACTTCTGGGACAACTTACAAAGAAGGCAGACATTTACAGTTTTGGGATTCTCATGCTTGAAATAATCAGTGGGAAAAGTAGTAGCATAGCAGCATTTGATGAGGACTATCTGGTTTTAGTGGAATgg GCTTGGAAgctgaaagaagaaaataggcTTCTAGACCTTGTTGATTCAGAATTAAGTGAGTATGATGAGAGTGAGGTGTATCGGTTCCTTGTGGTGGCTCTGTTTTGCACCCAATCAGCTTCTCAGCATAGACCAAGCATGAAACAAGTATTGGAAATGCTTTCCAGAGAAGTTCATCTTAACGAGAAGGCTTTGACTGAGCCTGGAATCTACAAATGGCAGAGCACTGGAAAAAGGGGTGGTTCTTTGAATGAGACATCATCTCAGGCAATCAAGCACAGAAAAACTGAAAATCCACATGAAGCAGCTTCAGCTCACTTCAGTGGTTCAGATATTGTGACAGAGATGCTTCCAAGATGA
- the LOC114185699 gene encoding putative serine/threonine-protein kinase isoform X1, producing MFCNCFGALNCFGRRDDPADQPHEQVVATKKFTYNSLRSATNDFHPSSKIGGGGYGVVHKGVLRDGTHVAIKSLSVESKQGAREFMTEIDLISNIRHPNLVELIGCCIEGSNRILVYEFMENNSLASSLLGSKSKYVALDWPKRAAICRGTASGLLFLHEEAQPNIVHRDIKASNILLDGNFNPKIGDFGLAKLFPDNVTHVSTRVAGTVGYLAPEYALLGQLTKKADIYSFGILMLEIISGKSSSIAAFDEDYLVLVEWAWKLKEENRLLDLVDSELSEYDESEVYRFLVVALFCTQSASQHRPSMKQVLEMLSREVHLNEKALTEPGIYKWQSTGKRGGSLNETSSQAIKHRKTENPHEAASAHFSGSDIVTEMLPR from the exons ATGTTTTGTAATTGTTTTGGTGCTTTGAATTGTTTTGGAAGGAGGGATGATCCAGCGGACCAGCCACATGAACAAG TTGTTGCAACTAAAAAGTTTACCTATAACTCATTGAGATCAGCAACAAACGATTTTCACCCATCGAGCAAAATTGGTGGAGGAGGTTATGGAGTTGTCCACAAG GGAGTTTTAAGGGATGGTACTCATGTTGCCATCAAGTCTCTTTCAGTTGAGTCTAAACAAGGGGCTCGTGAATTTATGACAGAAATTgatttgatatcaaatattcGACATCCAAATCTTGTGGAACTGATTGGCTGCTGCATTGAGGGTAGTAATCGAATACTGGTTTATGAGTTTATGGAGAACAATAGCCTTGCAAGCTCTTTGCTTG GTTCAAAGAGTAAATATGTTGCTCTGGATTGGCCAAAGAGGGCTGCTATTTGTCGTGGCACAGCTTCTGGTCTACTTTTTCTTCATGAAGAGGCTCAACCAAACATTGTTCACAGGGATATCAAGGCCAGTAACATATTGTTGGATGGGAATTTTAATCCGAAAATTGGGGATTTTGGTCTTGCAAAACTTTTTCCGGACAATGTCACCCATGTTAGTACTAGAGTTGCAGGAACTGT GGGATATCTTGCACCAGAATATGCACTTCTGGGACAACTTACAAAGAAGGCAGACATTTACAGTTTTGGGATTCTCATGCTTGAAATAATCAGTGGGAAAAGTAGTAGCATAGCAGCATTTGATGAGGACTATCTGGTTTTAGTGGAATgg GCTTGGAAgctgaaagaagaaaataggcTTCTAGACCTTGTTGATTCAGAATTAAGTGAGTATGATGAGAGTGAGGTGTATCGGTTCCTTGTGGTGGCTCTGTTTTGCACCCAATCAGCTTCTCAGCATAGACCAAGCATGAAACAAGTATTGGAAATGCTTTCCAGAGAAGTTCATCTTAACGAGAAGGCTTTGACTGAGCCTGGAATCTACAAATGGCAGAGCACTGGAAAAAGGGGTGGTTCTTTGAATGAGACATCATCTCAGGCAATCAAGCACAGAAAAACTGAAAATCCACATGAAGCAGCTTCAGCTCACTTCAGTGGTTCAGATATTGTGACAGAGATGCTTCCAAGATGA